CGTCGATCACCATCAGTGGAACCCCGGCTTGCGCCAGATTGGACTGGTGATCGTAAATCTGCGTGATCAGTAGTCTTTTCCCAATGGGTTCCCAGACTAATGCCGCCCAGCCGGAACCCATAATGGTCGAAGCCACCTGCGTGAGTTGTTTGCGGAAACGGGAGAAGTCTCCGAAGTCCTTATTCATGGCAGTGGCGAAATCGCCCTGTGGCGCGCCGCCGCCCTTGGGAGTCAAGTTTTTCCAGAACAGGGAATGGAGAATGTGCCCGGACAGATTGAAAGCGAGGGAGTGCTCCAAGGCGGCTATCCGCGCAAAATCGTCTTTCTGCCTCGCCTCGTCGAGTTGATCCAAAGCCGAATTCGCATTTTTCACGTAACCGGCGTGATGTTTGCCGTGGTGCAATTCCATAATCTTGCCGGAAATATGGGGTTCCAAAGCACTGTAGTCATATGGCAAATCAGGCAGCCTGTAACGGTTCATGATTTCTTCCTTTCCGTAAATGCAAAGCTGTTATTGGGCAGACGTACAAAAAAAGAAAAAACGGGGCGGCCGGTTGAACGGCCGTCTCGGGATTGCAAAGACGGGCGAAAAGCACGTCTTGAAAGGATCTTGCGATGTTACGCAGCGCGCCGGACAGTCGTGCTGGAAACCGCTTCGGTGTATCCGCCTGCGTGTCCGCCAACAAGGCCGCCGATCAGTCCGAAAATGACTGCGATCAGTGCCCACGAAATTGTTGTCGCGCTGATGTTTCCCAATCCAGAAGTCAGATTCAGCGGTTGAATCCGGCCCGTTACCGAGCCGACCATTTCCGCCATCCGTGTTGTATTTAAAGCGAAGTACAGGAGTGCCACGCTTCCCAGCGCCCAGACGACAAGCCCGTGCAAGCGGCCGTCGCTTTTGGCCTGGCTTTCCGATGATTTCGCTGCCAGCCAGCCTCCGGCAAGGAATCCTACGAACAGAGTAACCAGGGACCAGACACCCAACCACACATCAACTCCCGCAGTAGCTCCCTTTAAGCCGGTAGCAGCAGCTCCAACAGCAAGGCCGAAAAGGCCCAGGATCGTCATAATCCCCAACGCGAAAAAAGTACCTCCGAAAATTGCCGACCACGACAGTCGATGGATGGGAACCCGTCCAAACTGGGTGATCGTGCGTTCTTCTCTCATAAACGCCTCCTTATCGGTTCCCGATGTCTTATACCTGTTTAGACGTTCAGAAGGGGCAACCATTAGACGTCCGGAGGCCGGCTTGGGGAGTTTCTGCATAAGTTGACCACAAAAAGCACAAAGCCTTTTTTGTGTTCTGCGATGTGCCTTTTGTGGTCTCTCCCCGCTTTCCAGCGGAATCGTCCTACCAGCTGAGCATCCTCATCAGGAATCGCGTAACCCCTCCGGAGATGGCGCCAAAGGCGGCGCCCTTCTTACCACCGGCAAGGGCTCCGACTGCCGTGGCGATGCCCGCAGTAGCAGCAATCATCAAAGCTTCTTTTTCCCAGGATTGGCGTTTGCCGCCGCCCCAGATCACGACTTTTGCATCCATATTCACCTCTTGCAGATAAATTGTTTCCGTTCGAACGAGCACGCAAGGTTCCCGGCGGTGAATCCGAACGTCCCGCGTACAATATTCACGAATTTGTAGTCTGGCTGAGGTTTGATGTGAGGATGGCTCTGTACCACCGAATTTCTTGCGCCTTCACGCTCCGGCATGCCGCTCAACATCTGGCGTAAGCCAGGTTTCCTTTCATCTCAGGGACACGAACAGCCGGCGCTGGGGCTCGCGGACCTGGCGGTCGGCCTGGGCATGCTGGCTTTACTGTATGTCGTGGCGCGGGTTGGGGCTCAATCGTTCGTCAGGTTCAGCCCACCGGATGTCATTCCCTCGGTTGGTCTGGATCCTCGAAATCTCCCGAATTACGCCGCCCGTTCCACTCTGCGCATGTTTATCGCGCTCGCCTTCTCGACGCTGTTCACTTTTGTGTATGGTTATGCCGCCGCCCGCAGCCGGCGGGCTGAGCGCGTTCTGGTGCCGCTGTTGGATATCCTGCAATCGATTCCGGTGCTGGGATTTCTGTCGGTGACCGTCACCGCTTTCATCGCGCTGTTTCGCGGAAGCCTGCTGGGTCTGGAGGCAGCCTCGATCTTTGCGATCTTTACCGGGCAAGCCTGGAACATGACCTTTTCGTTTTATCAGTCGCTGCGGTCGGTGCCGCGCGAACTCGACGAGATGGCGAGCCTGTATCGGCTTTCCAGGTGGGAACGTTTCACACGGTTGGAGTTGCCTGTTTCCGTCATCGGCCTCGTATGGAACGGAATGATGAGCTTTGGCGGAGGCTGGTTTTTTCTTGCCGCCAGCGAGGCGATCAGCGTCTTGAACCGCCAGTACACGCTGCCTGGAATCGGTTCGTATGTGGCGGCGGCGATCGCGGCCAGGAATCTCGGTTCCCTCGCATGGGCGATTTTCACCATGGTCGTCCTGATCCTTCTCATCGACCAGCTCTTCTGGAAGCCGCTGGTGACATTGGCGGATCGTTACAAGCTCGAGCTCAGCGCCGGAGAGGAACGCCGGTTCTGGTTAGTGGATCTGTGGCGCTCCGCCTCATTGCCACGCTATTTCAGAGGGCTGGTGGAGCCGCTCCTTCGCCGGTTTGATCAGATGCTTTCCGCGGCGACGGCGATTCCGTCGAAGACGAATCGCGGTACATCCTCGAAGAAGGGCGACTTCGTCTACCGTGGCGTTCTCTTCATCGTTACGGCCGGG
This window of the Terriglobia bacterium genome carries:
- a CDS encoding superoxide dismutase, with product MNRYRLPDLPYDYSALEPHISGKIMELHHGKHHAGYVKNANSALDQLDEARQKDDFARIAALEHSLAFNLSGHILHSLFWKNLTPKGGGAPQGDFATAMNKDFGDFSRFRKQLTQVASTIMGSGWAALVWEPIGKRLLITQIYDHQSNLAQAGVPLMVIDAWEHAYYLQYENRKTEFFEAVWSVWNWQDVATRYDSASQLDIDIGKAA
- a CDS encoding ABC transporter permease subunit, whose translation is MPLNIWRKPGFLSSQGHEQPALGLADLAVGLGMLALLYVVARVGAQSFVRFSPPDVIPSVGLDPRNLPNYAARSTLRMFIALAFSTLFTFVYGYAAARSRRAERVLVPLLDILQSIPVLGFLSVTVTAFIALFRGSLLGLEAASIFAIFTGQAWNMTFSFYQSLRSVPRELDEMASLYRLSRWERFTRLELPVSVIGLVWNGMMSFGGGWFFLAASEAISVLNRQYTLPGIGSYVAAAIAARNLGSLAWAIFTMVVLILLIDQLFWKPLVTLADRYKLELSAGEERRFWLVDLWRSASLPRYFRGLVEPLLRRFDQMLSAATAIPSKTNRGTSSKKGDFVYRGVLFIVTAGLAVAAGRFILSGVGLAEVGYAALLGLTTAGRVILLLIFSTVVWTPIGVAIGFNPRLARISQPIVQVLASFPANFLFPFATLGFIKLGLSLNWGSMLLMALGAQWYLLFNVIGGAQGIPN